The following is a genomic window from Pseudomonas parafulva.
ACCTGAACAACTGGCCTTGGAAGCGGTGTCGTCCACCATCCGTGAGCATCTGGCCAAGGAGAAAGCCACTGCAGAGCTCAAGGTCAAGGCCGACAAGCTGATCGCCGGGCTGCGCGACGGCTCCATTGTGCCGGGCACCGCGCAGGAGGGTCAGCAATGGAAGGTGCTCGAGGCGGTGACTCGCGACCAGGAAGGCGTAGATCCTACCGAGTTGCAGGCGGCCTTCCGCATGGCCAAGCCTGAGTCCAAGGACAAGTCCGTCTACGCCAGCGTGGTGCTCAAGGATGGCAGCCTTGCGGTGTTGCAACTCAAGGGCGTCAACGAGGGTGCAGCAGCGTCCGAACTGGAGAAGCAGCAAATTCGTCAATACCTGGCCTCGCGCACGGGGCAGGCAGACTTCGCGGCTTATCTGAAACACCTGGAAGACACGGCAGACATCACTCGCTACTGAGGGACGCCTTGCTATTGAAACAGGCCGCTTTAGCGGCCTGTTTCATTTCAATACGCACACGTGTTCGCAGCGCCCTACCGGCAGATCAGCCATTGTGCGGGCCGTTGAGCAACGCTCGTTCAGCGTTTCTGTGCTTCGTGCCCGTCGAGTGTATCGCGCGCGATTTCCCGCCCCAGCGCGATGAGTTCGGGCGCCTTGTAGAACTCGAAAAAACGGCATACCCGCTTGGGCACGTTGATCAGCACGTCTGGTGGATAACCTGCAATCTTGTACTGGGCTAATGAGGTTTGCATGACCTCGAAGCTTTGGTTGATCAGATCGAGTAGGGAAGCAGGTCCGACGTTGTCGATGATGAACGACCCGGTCGCCGACTTGGGCGCCCCTTCACGCTCTGGCGCTGCGGCCGGCTGTCCCTGTTGGTCGGTCGGGTCGCTCAACCATGGGTTGCTCTGGCTCATGCGCTCGGCGACGATTTCCTGCTCGATGCGCATCAACTGCTCCGCAGGCTTGCGCCTGAATGGCATGCGCGAACCCAGCGAACTGATCACTGATTCGAAACGCATCCGAAAAGCCGCCGGGCGTTCGACGACCGGCAACTGATACTGTTTCTGATTGGTAGCGTTGAGGTTGACCGCGATGATCAGGTCGCAGTGACTGGAAACCACAGGCACGATCGGCAGTGGGTTCAAGATGCCGCCATCGACCAGCATGCGATTGCCCTGCATCA
Proteins encoded in this region:
- a CDS encoding patatin-like phospholipase family protein translates to MSKRVALVLGSGGARGYAHIGVIEEIERRGYEIACIAGCSMGAVVGGIYAAGKLDEYRRWIESLDYLDVLRLVDVSFRLGAIRGDKVFGQIRKIVGEMNIEQLRIPYTAVAADLTNQQEIWFQEGCLHQAMRASAAIPSLFTPVMQGNRMLVDGGILNPLPIVPVVSSHCDLIIAVNLNATNQKQYQLPVVERPAAFRMRFESVISSLGSRMPFRRKPAEQLMRIEQEIVAERMSQSNPWLSDPTDQQGQPAAAPEREGAPKSATGSFIIDNVGPASLLDLINQSFEVMQTSLAQYKIAGYPPDVLINVPKRVCRFFEFYKAPELIALGREIARDTLDGHEAQKR